A window from Branchiostoma lanceolatum isolate klBraLanc5 chromosome 9, klBraLanc5.hap2, whole genome shotgun sequence encodes these proteins:
- the LOC136442314 gene encoding zinc finger protein 436-like — MDDRRREIPVDDLPTAHPGNQTGSSGTMGTGKQQDNEEGIPYEETCGVKSYHPPVQSRTEQTDRLAVKRTVDKPFGCTECEYRTALKANLLTHTGEKPYKCNQCYYSAAQKGHLERHRAKDTGEKPYMCGECGYRTADRSYLTVHMRKHTGERPYKCIQCDYSAARKSDLDRHMATHTGEKPYMCGECGLRTADRSSLSRHMKTHTGEKPYSYKCDQCDYSAAKKVNLDLHMARHTGEKPFMCGECGYRTADRSYLTRHMRKHTGEKPYKCDQCEYSAAQKSNLDRHMRKHTDEKPYRSDRCEYSAARKSNLD; from the coding sequence ATGGACGACCGAAGACGCGAGATTCCTGTGGACGATCTACCGACTGCACACCCTGGGAACCAGACAGGTAGCAGCGGGACAATGGGCACCGGAAAGCAGCAGGACAATGAGGAGGGCATCCCATACGAGGAAACGTGCGGGGTAAAATCTTACCATCCTCCCGTACAGAGTCGAACAGAGCAGACGGACAGGCTTGCTGTGAAACGTACTGTGGACAAACCCTTCGGATGTACAGAGTGCGAGTACAGGACAGCTTTAAAAGCAAATCTAttaacacatacaggtgagaaaccctataaatgtaACCAGTGctactattctgctgcacagaaaggccaTCTAGAGCGACACAGGGCTAAggacactggagaaaaaccctacatgtgtggcgagtgtggatacaggacggccGACAGGTCTTACCTAACCGTACATATGCGAAAGCACACAGGTGAAAGACCCTACAAATGTatccagtgtgactattctgctgcaaggaAAAGCGATTTAGACCGACATATGGCTACACACacgggagagaaaccctacatgtgtggagaatgTGGGCTCAGGACGGCTGACAGGTCTTCTCTGTCCCGGCATATGAAaacacacacaggtgaaaaaccctatagctacaaatgtgaccagtgtgactattctgctgcaaaaAAAGTCAATTTAGACCTACACATGGCTAGacacaccggagagaaacccttcatgtgtggagaatgtggatacaggacggctgacAGGTCTTACCTAACCCGGCATATGCGAaagcatacaggtgaaaaaccctacaaatgtgaccagtgtgaatattctgctgcacagaaaagcAATTTAGACCGCCACATGAGAAAGCATACAGATGAAAAACCCTACAGATCTGACCGCTGTGAGTATTCTGCTGCAAGGAAAAGCAATTTAGACTGA
- the LOC136442286 gene encoding zinc finger protein 665-like: MDDRSSEIAIDDLPTAHPVNDTSSSGTMGTGRQRCKERDIQCEETCGVKSDHPPVQGRTEQTNELAVKHTVDKRLACAECDYRAAKNADLLKHIRKHTGEKPYKCDQCEYSAAQKGNLERHRTKHTGEKPYMCGECGYRTAGRSNLSEHMRRHIDGKPYKCRECGYRTAGRSSLTVHMRTHTGDSGFVCTECGYRAAKNADLLKHTRTHTGEKPYKCDQCEYSAAQKGNLERHLARHTGDKPYMCGECGYRTTNRSTLSEHMRIHTGEKPYMCGECGYRTTVRSYLTLHMRKHTGEKPYKCDHCDYSAARKADLDRHVATHTGEKPYMCGECGYRTTVRSYLTLHMRKHKGEKPYKYDQCDYSAATKSDLDRHMFKHTGEKPYMCGECGFRTANRSNLSVHKRKHTGEKPYKCDQCDYSAATKSDLDRHMFKHTGEKPYMCGECGFRTADRSSLSRHMKTHTGEKNFKCDMCV, translated from the coding sequence ATGGACGACCGAAGCAGCGAGATTGCTATAGACGACCTACCGACTGCACACCCTGTGAACGATACAAGCAGCAGCGGGACAATGGGCACGGGAAGGCAGCGGTGCAAGGAAAGGGACATTCAATGCGAGGAAACGTGCGGGGTAAAATCTGACCATCCTCCCGTACAGGGTCGAACAGAGCAGACGAATGAGCTTGCGGTGAAACATACTGTGGACAAACGCTTGGCGTGTGCGGAGTGTGACTACAGGGCAGCTAAAAATGCTGACCTATTAAAAcatatcagaaaacatacaggtgaaaaaccctataagtgtgaccagtgcgaatattctgctgcacagaaaggcaatCTAGAGCGACACAGGACTaagcacactggagaaaaaccctatatgtgtggcgagtgtggatacaggacggccGGCAGGTCTAACCTATCCGAGCATATGAGAAGACATATTGATgggaaaccctacaagtgtagagaatgtggatacaggacagctggCCGGTCTTCCCTAACCGtgcatatgagaacacatactgGGGATAGTGGCTTCGTATGTACCGAGTGTGGCTACAGGGCAGCTAAAAATGCTGACCTATTAAAACATACAAGAacgcatacaggtgagaaaccctacaaatgtgaccagtgtgaatattctgctgcacagaaaggcaatCTAGAGCGACACTTGGCTAggcacactggagacaaaccctacatgtgcggcgagtgtggatacagaacaACAAACAGATCTACcctatccgaacatatgagaatacacactggtgagaaaccctacatgtgtggagagtgtggatacaggacgacTGTCAGGTCTTACCTAACCCTGCATATGCGAaagcatacaggtgaaaaaccctacaaatgtgaccattgcgactattctgctgcaagaAAAGCCGATTTAGACCGACATGTGGCTACACACacgggagagaaaccctacatgtgtggagagtgtggatacaggacgacTGTCAGGTCTTACCTAACGTTGCATATGCGAAAGCACaaaggtgaaaaaccctacaaatatgaccagtgtgactattctgctgcaacgAAAAGCGATTTAGACCGGCATATGTTTAAACACacgggagagaaaccctacatgtgtggagagtgcggattcagGACGGCCAACAGGTCTAACCTATCCGTAcataaaagaaaacatacaggtgaaaaaccctacaaatgtgaccagtgcgactattctgctgcaacgAAAAGCGATTTAGACCGGCATATGTTTAAACACACGGGAGAGAAACCCTatatgtgtggagagtgcgggttcaggacgGCTGACAGGTCTTCTCTGTCCCGGCATAtgaaaacacatacaggtgaaaaaaacttcaaatgtgacatgtgtgtgtga